In one Syntrophales bacterium genomic region, the following are encoded:
- a CDS encoding secondary thiamine-phosphate synthase enzyme YjbQ, whose product MNIEIVNFSLSFSTTADTDVIDITHYVSDRVAETGISEGHVLLFIPGSTAALTTIEHESGVIEDLKEAIERIAPKNIPYRHDARWGDGNGYSHVRAALLGPSLTIPVIDGRMTLGTWQQIVLLDFDNRSRQRRIAGQVFGRK is encoded by the coding sequence ATGAACATAGAAATTGTAAATTTTTCTCTATCTTTTTCGACAACGGCAGATACCGACGTTATTGATATCACCCACTATGTATCGGACAGGGTTGCCGAAACCGGTATATCTGAGGGACACGTTCTCCTCTTCATCCCCGGTTCAACCGCTGCCCTAACCACAATCGAGCATGAAAGTGGTGTTATTGAGGATCTCAAGGAGGCGATTGAGCGTATTGCCCCTAAGAATATACCATACCGGCATGATGCCAGATGGGGGGATGGAAACGGATATTCTCATGTAAGAGCCGCCCTTCTGGGCCCATCCCTCACGATACCCGTTATTGATGGACGGATGACACTGGGAACCTGGCAACAGATAGTCCTTCTCGACTTTGACAACCGGTCGAGGCAGCGTCGGATTGCAGGCCAGGTCTTCGGCAGGAAGTAG
- a CDS encoding MBL fold metallo-hydrolase yields MKLLDDVYVYEWTNLFDNNCNSFFIGGSVQAIIDPGLKRYLPMLQKSMEEDGIDMDDVKYVINTHSHPDHYEASELFNDSNVKIGLNDKEMEYFESEGATMFGWFGLDTPKVKIDVILKEGEITLGDETFEILLTPGHSPGSISLYWPKKKVLLSGDVIFDRNVGRTDFPGGSGKLLKESIKNLSKLDAEYFLPGHMGIIQGSDNIKQNFQSVIDSILPYIS; encoded by the coding sequence ATGAAATTACTGGATGATGTTTATGTGTATGAATGGACAAATCTATTTGACAACAACTGTAACAGTTTCTTCATCGGGGGAAGCGTTCAGGCAATTATCGATCCGGGGCTCAAGAGATATCTCCCTATGCTTCAGAAAAGCATGGAAGAAGATGGTATAGATATGGATGATGTGAAGTATGTCATAAACACACATTCTCACCCGGACCATTACGAGGCATCCGAGCTATTCAATGATTCAAATGTCAAAATAGGACTGAATGATAAGGAAATGGAATATTTTGAATCAGAAGGCGCTACAATGTTCGGATGGTTCGGCCTGGATACCCCCAAGGTAAAGATAGATGTTATTCTGAAAGAGGGAGAGATTACTCTTGGAGATGAGACATTTGAGATACTGCTTACTCCCGGCCATTCACCCGGATCAATAAGTTTATACTGGCCAAAGAAAAAAGTTCTCCTGTCAGGAGATGTAATATTTGATCGGAACGTTGGAAGGACGGACTTTCCAGGTGGAAGCGGCAAGCTCCTTAAGGAAAGCATAAAAAATCTTTCAAAACTTGATGCTGAATATTTTCTCCCAGGTCACATGGGAATTATTCAGGGTAGCGATAATATCAAACAGAACTTTCAATCGGTTATAGACAGCATCCTCCCATATATTTCTTAA